ctgggcacaactgaatAGAGACTGGTTTCATCCTCTTGAgaccctcccttcagatatttcagCATTCGGGTTGCTTATATAATCCTGGGTTTGCTCCCACCTTTTTCCAGGCTaacattattctttctttttattcttgtcCACACgttttccatttcaaattcAATAGAACAGCaagtaattttcctttatttcttcccacGTCTGACACAGTAGTTTTCCTCCTGAGACCATCCATAGAAAATTTCCTGATCGTCAGACAAACATGGGCTATTACgccaaaaggaagaaggaaaactgaattgAAGCAAAGGAAACAACATATGTAGTACAGCTAAATCTGACCTAAACCTGTGCTtagtgaatattttttcccctttttgagATTCTGTCTGGCAAGTGCACATGAAAACTTCAGTCTGTACTCCCAAGGCAGGTGCTGTTCCCCTCCATTGTCTGCTTTCAGTCCCTTCCCTTCATTTCAGGTTACTGtcatctgcttcttttctttcttctcccttagAGAAAAATAGCACACAGCTATgctcattaaaaatgtgaattctcTCAAGAAacagtctttcttttcttttcttttcttttcttttcttttcttttcttcttcttttcttttttcttttcttttcttttcttttcttttcttttcttttttcttttcttttttcttttcttttttcttttcttttttcttttcttttcttttcttttctcttttcttttcttttcttttcttttatcttcttttcttttcttttcttttcttctcttttctcttttcttttcttttctcttctcttttcttttcttttcttttcttttcttttcttttcttttcttttcttttcttttcttttcttttcttttcttttctttttcttttcttttcttttcttttcttttcttttcttttcttttttcttttcttttcttttcttttcttttcttcttcctttcctttcctttcctttcctttccttttttcctttcctttccttttttcctttcctttcctttttcctttccttttccttttccttttcctttcctttcctgcactttcctttcctgcactttccttccttcctttcctttcctttcctttcctttcctttcctttcctttcctttcctttcctttcctttcctttcctttcctttcctttcctttcctttccttcttttccttttgctcccTAGTTCTAGTTTAATATCTGTGCTGTACCAGGCCAAGATAACTGGAGCTATCAATATGAATCTCACTTACTGTCTTTAGAAGGCAagacccatttttttttttataactccTTCCAGACTCCACATCTGCTTTATATCAGATCTGATGTAATAGACTTTCTAAAGCTAGCCTGTCATTGTTCCTTCCCTGAACAAGAAGAAGTATGTGTTACTAGTCACATACTTTAGAAAGCCTTTTGTTGTCCCAGAAATCTCTTAATAAATAATCTGCTCAAACACTTGATCTTTTTGGATATTATAAAGCCACAGTGTAAAGTTTGTTTACTCTTTTCTGCTTGACTTCTTATTGGGGTAAGAATGGTGTGTTACATAGGCACCATGCAGTACAGAGGGAATTCAGAATTATATTGGCCTCCTGCAGAATCCATCATTTATTAATCACTGTGCCTCATGATGTACCAGCCAGAATCCTTCCATCTGCCAAATATCCTCAGCCACAGACTCACATAGCCTCTTCAGaagaagattttctttttatttatttatttttttaatatcctacAGCAGGAGTGAAGTCAATCAGCTTCAATCAATGCTGACACTATGAAACACAAAAGCACTACAtcaaaataagaacatttgAGGGCAAAGTTGTTTTATGAATACACAAATAATAAACTCCAGCTGTGTCCTGCCAGTGGCTACATCAGCTACACAAGCTGTtttattggtttgtttgttagtttgggGCCTTTTTCGTGTCTGTGTGTATCTGGATTCAGTGTTACATAGCTCAGTCAAAGAGTTTGCCTGTAGACATATCTGGTTCTTTGAGAAGGAAGAACTCAGAAGATCCATAAACATATATGAGCTTCTTTCAATACTTAAGTGAGCAGCAAATGTCTATTAGGGACAAGCTTCACAAACAACCCTCTACAAACCTCCTTTGAGAAATACAAAGACTTTTCAAAAGATATAATGATCTGTTTCTTTTGGACATTAACTGGTTTGGATAGCAATAAGCTTCTTCCTTTATAGCAGGTTCTACAGAATATAGCTAAGTAGTATTTTACAGACTGTCATATTGTGTACCAATGATGTGAAGTTGGCCAGCAGATCAAATTCCCTTTGTAGCAATGTTCATATGATATTCCAAATGTCCACTGTCTGAAAGGTGGATGAATGATGGTGTGTGCCAGTCTCCTGATGACCCCTGAAGATGTTAGATTTGAGACATAATACAAATAGTAGCCACTGAAATACTCAGGATAAGGAAAACAGGATTTATTCCATAGGTAAAAAATTGCTTGCTCAGATTAAAGATAGAATATTCAcatattataatataaataatagaaGAGActaagcagaaaaggaaaaaatctcaatacaaacaaaacaaccatcCATCTTTATTTTGACCCAAAATTCCCACATCTCTATCAAGAGCTATTTTCATAGTTTGAAAGTTTATAAGGTTTGGAAAGATtagaattacatttcttttttcttttcttttcttttcttttcttttcttttcttttcttttcttttcttttgttttgttttcttcttttctttttttttcttttttctttttgcttttcttctcttctcttctcttctcttctcttctcttctcttctcttctcttccccctttATCTGGATATCTTAAAggtatttcaggaaaatatctgATTGTGAATTATTTCCAATAGCCTTGCTTCATTTAACCTGTGAAAATATGTCTCTGATATGATTTCCATATTATCAAGTTTACCcatatttcagtctttctcaCTACAGTATTGTTATCGATTGATTTTATGTGGATGCAGAAGTGGAATGTATCCTTATCAattttgctgatgatactaaacgATACTAAAAGATGTTTACTCTCTGTAGGGATGAGAGGTCCTTGCAGAGGTATCTACATACACCGGACCATTGAACAATCACCAATGActtgaagttcagcaaaggatGAACTTCATGGGGTGGCTTCATGGGTGAGCTTCATGGCACCTGGAATGGAGTAATGCTGGATGcaggtacagactgggagacaagAAGCTGGAgaacagctcagcagaaagggatctaAGGGTGCTGGTGAATGGTAGGTTCAACATGGGTCAGCAGTGTGCCATGGCAGCCAAGAAGGCAAACtacattttggggtgcattaaacgCAGCATAGCCAGCCAGTCAGAAGTGATGATTCTGTCATTATGTTTAACATTGGTATGGCCTCACTTTGAATATTATGTGTAGTTCTGGATTCCACAAAATAAAACGGATGTTAGGATACTTGAAAAGCATCCGgaggagggcaacaaagttggtaaaagggctggaagccATGTCCTATGAGGCAAGGAGTCTGTGGACACTGGGTTTGTCTAGTTTGGAGAAGAAGAGGCAAAGAGGTGACCTCACTGCTCTCtacaaaataatgaagagatgaagcagagagggaggtgccaatctcttctccctggtaactagtgacaggaccTAAaagaatggcacaaagctgcaacAAGGAAGGTTCAGACTGGATGTTAGGAAAGgtttctttactatgagggtggtcaaacactacAACATGCTTCCTAGAGAAGTGGTTGATgtcccatgcctgtcagtgtgtAAGACACATTTGGATAATACTCTAAATAGCTTGCTTTATCTTATGTTTAGGCCTGGAGTGGTCAGTAtgttggatttgatgatctttgtaggtcccttccaaataAACTTAACTAAactattcctattcctattcctattcctattcctattcctattcctattcctattcctattcctattcctattcctattcctattctattctaaataCACCTAATACACCTTACTGCTGAATAGTTTAAACTAAAAGTTTGTTGAGGATGTTCATACCTTTTACCATATTGTTGGATTGCTAGGATACCAGTCTTCAATGTTTCACAAATCTTTGGGGTCACATGTTTAAGGAACGGCAATTAAAACAGCTTCCTTTAATTTGGAACCTGGATTTGATCAGTATGACTGaaagcaaagttaaaaaaaaaaaaaaaaaaaaaaaactctattAAGTACCTTTTACAAGATCAAATATGTTATTAGATATAGTTATCTTTTACATATCAATGGAAATGCAAAGGATCATTACCATCAATGATGTGAGTTTGTTCTCACTACTACATTTACCTTAATTATTGTAAActtgctttttaatattatatttgaCCTACTGCTCATGAAAAGCATTTGTCTGCCAATGAGCAAAATGgcatgaaatatattttctccagATTCACCATGATTCTGGTGGAAGATATTGCCTTGCACTAAAttagaagaacaaaattattttggcaaAATATATCTGTGTAAAATATGTTTAGTTTTTTATAACTTCTTTATTAGCTACTAGTGGTGATTTTATAAGACATATTCATGTGATACCTAAGGGACATATCTAAGGTCTGAtaatatcttattttatttctcctagAATAGATGGGTCAATTTGTTTTGCATCATGAGACATCTGGA
This Cygnus olor isolate bCygOlo1 chromosome 8, bCygOlo1.pri.v2, whole genome shotgun sequence DNA region includes the following protein-coding sequences:
- the LOC121074054 gene encoding protein PXR1-like, whose protein sequence is GKERKGKERKKKRKEKRKEKKRKEKKKEKKKKRKEKKRKEKKRKTVS